The sequence below is a genomic window from Carassius gibelio isolate Cgi1373 ecotype wild population from Czech Republic chromosome A17, carGib1.2-hapl.c, whole genome shotgun sequence.
CTATTCATGTTGGAGCAGCTTCTCCTACACTCCCTAAAGCTGTATGCACATAATGAATTAGACGTAATTGTTATTCACGTAGCCTGCAGTAGTCTTATTTAAACATATGCATCAACAGCTCCTGGAACAGTTGAAACCAGGTGGGAGACTTATTATGCCTGTGGGCCCAGAGGGTGGAAACCAAGTTCTGGAGCAGTATGACCGTCAAAGCGATAGTACTTTCCTCAGGAAAGCACTGATGGGTGTGATTTACGTCCCACTGACAGACAAGCACCACCAGTGGCCAAGGTATGCTTCCAGTCCTTATGAGATGAAGCAGAATAGAGTGATTTGTATTGTACTGTAGCTCATCACATCTGTGGGGCTGTTGATTTGTTTCTCTCCCCAGTGACGGGCTGTGATTGCAGTATGGATGCCCCTGCAGGAGATGGCGCTGGTGCTGCGGTTCAGAAAGCCCTTAGGGCTGAGGGACTGCTCTCATCCCATCTCCATCTGCTGCCTAGCAACATAATCTTCTAGATCATTCTGATTCTTGACTTAAAACTGAAGTTCAAATGCAGTAACTGCTAGAGGACTGAGGTGTCTCTTCACTTAAACTGTGTAAGCAAGAACTTCCATATCTAAGGCTTGTAAACTCTGAATGCTTCATAAGAGGGTGTGCTATGCTTTAACATACTATACAGCAAGAAGCAATCACAATAGAGTACAGTTATATGTGGAAATGTAACTGCTACCATGCTACTTTTGATGAATTATTTTGATGTGACATTACAAAGCTATATGCCAAGACTTAAATAAATtggaaacaaaaatacttttagcTGTTGAAATTAAAAAACaaggtatattaaaataaaaacttattctctttcttttgtaatctgtgcaATATAAAGAAAAAGTTGCTGTTGTCTAATCAGTTGTgtgattttaaatttgattttaatgaaTCTACTTGTTAAATGtacacaattaaatattaatattatgccttgtttttttctcaaattaataAAGTTAAGTATACTATGATTTATGAACTACCATCAACTATTTTTTATCTTAGCCAAGAAGTGTAAAAATACATAGAACTGCattaaaataagaagaaaatataaaagtaaatgaaCATATACCTTGTGAAGGGATATGAGATTAATGGCCAGTGTCATTAGGAAAAATATGACCACCTTTTGCCCCCCAAAGAGGAAGCTAAAGATGAATTAACTTGTGTAAAGTTTATATATGTCTTAAATATAGCTGTTAATTGATTtacatatataacaaaaaaaatcgGAAAATGAAATGTGCACATGACAAAAAAGGAGTTCAtacaaaaaaaggaagaaacaaaaatatgtataaatacaagTATTTTTCTAATACTTTTTTAGGCCTACGAAAGTTTAGATTTAAAGTAGATACAATTTTTTTACCCCACAAATAATTCGTAAACAGATGACGTCACGTGATGTCATCAAACCAAGACGgaaataattctgtcattgaGTCGCTGGATGGCATGCTCACGTGTGCGAAAGGGAAGGTAACTTAGCAGGtttaaatgcattactttgctttggaaaacaatagaaaacaataataatctgaaACACTTGTATCGGAACAAAAACGTGAGTGTTAAAACTCTGGGAACGCTACGGACAGCGCTAAATCAAGTCAGGACAAATAGTTGCAAGTCTCCTTTATAACATCTTGACTTTGGAAAACATCAGTTCAAGTACACGTTATGGAGAATAAAGAAGCCACAACTGAAGAAGACAGCTGTGATACGGACAGCACAGTTAGAACAAATCGCGGTAAACGTAAAAACGAGGAGACGGATGAGGCAGCAAAACAAGGCAGCCGTAAGAAACAGAAGAGGTGCGGGAAACAGCTGCGTCCCGGTGAGCGCTACGTGCCTCCGCCGCAGAAACGCAACCCTGGCGTGAGTTTCAGCCAAGAACATTTTGCCGAAACCTCCTACTATTTTGATAGCGGTCTTCGCAAAGTGAAtccttattattttgattttacgACTTACTGTAAAGGACGCTGGATTGGTAAAACATTACTAGAGGTTTTTAAGAGTGAATTCCGGGCAGAGTCTCTGGATTACTACAGAAAGGCTGTCAAAGAGGGGCGTATTAAATTGAATGAAACACCCGTGGATGACCTGAATATAATACTGAAGGTAAGAGATCACGTGGCAACATATCTCTTTATATGTGCAGGTTTCTTTAATTGTTTTGTACCTCTTTTGTTTCTCTAGAATAATGACTTTATGAGGAACACAGTGCACCGTCATGAGCCCCCTGTGAGTGGGGAGCCCTTGGAGGTTCTGGTGGATGATGGTGAAGTGGTGGTGGTGGATAAACCCGCCTCACTTCCTGTCCATCCCTGTGGCCGCTACCGTCACAACACTGTCATTTTCATTCTGGGGAAGGAGAAGGGCCTTAGTGGCCTCCACACAGTACATCGACTGGACCGCCTAACCTCAGGTGTGCTGCTGTTTGCTCGTACACTTGAGGTCTCCAAAAAACTGGGTGCGATGGTTCGTGAGAGACAGGTAGGACAACATTTCTGAATGGCATATTTGGTGTTAGGTCTTAAAAATGTTGCATTCTGTCACTTACAGTTGGTTGGAATTGTAGATTATATCAACACTGAAAATTTCTTGATAAAATCTGCTAACAGTGGTGGTCTAAAGGGGTACTCCAAATGGAGAACTAGGAGTGTcccttaaaattaaaatggaaaaaaaatcacttaataaaaaatataaatgctaaTTTCAATATGCCTTTTCTTtttaaactaacaaataaatatacattaaaatgtttaattagtttaaatatctagttaaatgtaattattgcaaccatttaaataaaatttttataaagcaattacaaattgattttatatatatttataacgttttgaaaatcaagtaaaaaaaatgtcatttgacAGTTCACACATGGAAGCAACCAATCATCAACTTTCTACTGAATTTTAAGACACGCCCTCCATAttaaaacttgcatttgaatatTAGTTGTTAATGTGTTTTGTTACAATAGAATATCATTCTTTACATGAATACAAATTTTATCTGTGTGTATATTtgaaaagttaataattaatgtattatttattttgatgttacaTGTCACTACATTTTTAAAGGTGAAAGAAATAAATGGAAGAAAAATTGGATATTGTCACCACAAATTAAGAATCTgttcccacaacataatttatggCCATGTTTTGTTAAttagttaaatcttttttattaatattaataaaaaacgtGCAGGTCTCCTTACTAAAATATTAGTTAGAAATGAAAGTTTATGCAATCTCTAAAAGTCTGGAATTGTCAGGCAAAGgtctataacatgcatttattaaaaaaaaaattcatttcatGCAGATTTAAACCcaactttctttttttcacagttAGAGAAGGAGTATGTGTGTCGTGTGGATGGGGAGTTTCCAGAGATTGAGGTGGTGTGTGAAGAACCCATCCTGGTAGTGTCCTTCCGCGTGGGCTTCTGTAGGGTGGATCCGAAAGGCAAAGAATCCCGCACAGTTTTCCAGAGACTGAGCTATAACGGGCGCACTAGTGTGGTCCGCTGTCTACCTCTCACAGGACGTACGCACCAGATTCGTGTCCATCTTCAGTTCCTCGGCTTTCCCATCCTTAACGATCCCATCTATGGGTCTTCTGCATGGGGTCCAAACAGAGCCAAAGGAGGGCTAGTGGGTATGAGTAATGAAGAGCTTCTAGAAGCTCTTATAAAAGACCATAGTTCAAAGGAGAGTCTGCACTTGTTGGATTTGCCTGATGAAGTCGTCTCTGGAAAGCAAGGGCTGGAGAAAGAATGTAGTGATGGTGCTCAAGAACAcaatgatcaaataattgcacCTGCATCCAGTGGTGTTGCGTGTGATGACAGTTCATGTAAACTAACAGAGGAGGAAGGAAAGGCAGAAGGTAGTCAAGAATTTCACAAGAGTACATCTGCAGCCGAGACTGCGGATAGTGCTCATAAAGAAACAGTATCAGATGAATCCTTCAGAACTGCAAAATCAAATGCTTTTGTGAGAGATCATTTATGTGGTGAGTGTAAAATAGTGCGACCCGACCCAACCAAGAAGGATTTGATTATGTACCTACATGCATTACGATACAAAGGACCTGACTTTGAATACAGCACACAAATGCCTGAATGGGCCAAAGAAGACTGGCTTCAGgactaaaataaaatcagatgTATTCATGCATCTTTTGTTACCTTATATATCGGCGTG
It includes:
- the LOC127933293 gene encoding pseudouridylate synthase RPUSD2, with protein sequence MENKEATTEEDSCDTDSTVRTNRGKRKNEETDEAAKQGSRKKQKRCGKQLRPGERYVPPPQKRNPGVSFSQEHFAETSYYFDSGLRKVNPYYFDFTTYCKGRWIGKTLLEVFKSEFRAESLDYYRKAVKEGRIKLNETPVDDLNIILKNNDFMRNTVHRHEPPVSGEPLEVLVDDGEVVVVDKPASLPVHPCGRYRHNTVIFILGKEKGLSGLHTVHRLDRLTSGVLLFARTLEVSKKLGAMVRERQLEKEYVCRVDGEFPEIEVVCEEPILVVSFRVGFCRVDPKGKESRTVFQRLSYNGRTSVVRCLPLTGRTHQIRVHLQFLGFPILNDPIYGSSAWGPNRAKGGLVGMSNEELLEALIKDHSSKESLHLLDLPDEVVSGKQGLEKECSDGAQEHNDQIIAPASSGVACDDSSCKLTEEEGKAEGSQEFHKSTSAAETADSAHKETVSDESFRTAKSNAFVRDHLCGECKIVRPDPTKKDLIMYLHALRYKGPDFEYSTQMPEWAKEDWLQD